The stretch of DNA CTGTTTAATTCAGCTTTAAAAAACTTGTGAATACAATAGTCTACTTCAATAACTCCGCCCTGCATCCAAGATAGTTGCCACTgcagaacaacaacaaaaaagttcttaaaatttcaaagaacagtgcataaaattatttgaaataggACAATTTGAACAAAAACTAAATGATGCCTAGCTCATTAGTTTCAAAATACTATCTTGTGATATGGTATGGCCCGAGAGGACATAATTTTATAACACTAGTACTTAAGATTGTACAATGTattacatttattgttttttatctaCATACACAATGttacataataataattattattggTTAGTATTGAAATACATAAATTCTTTTTTTCTGCTACCCAATAGATCAttttggaaatttataaaatgaagttgaagttttattgtgttttttaaaGGCAGGTTTTTAACTTTGTAGTGCTTATTTTGCTTTGAAATATTCTTTCTCTTTTGAAGTGCACAGTTTACTTAACTTATGATTTAAGATATATTTTGGGGTTTTTGTGTTTAATTATTAACCCTCATatgaattttatctttttttagatGGAGTTGtgaatatctgaaataaaaatctGATGTGGTTGTCTTCTTATCTTAGAATGGTTTAAAGCTCTATCTTTGCTGTTGCATTGATAAACGCATGCCTTTATTTGCCTTGAAAAATCTCTGTCAAAGGGTTATCACTTATAATATGCTGGTGAATTTTACCTGAAGATGTAATATTGTTATTTCCGTTAGCTCTTTTAtcgctctggcaaaaataatcacgaatataatgcctacccatgttaaaactacaataaagtatagctggcatcaattatttcttaaacacgttaaaaaaaaggaaatcaacTGTCATAatatggtacaggcatttcttatgtacaaaatgaattaaacctggttttataactagccaatcatctcacttgtatgaaagccacataaaattccattaaattCACAACTCTGAAgatagttttaaaaacattttatatcatTAGACATTAAAACCCTATGTCCAAATGAAACCAATTGGTTTTTGTCAAGCCTTCAAATGTTGTAGCAGAAAGCTCCACAGAGAAGGGGATCAAGCAGCATttaactaacttcttaaaagctttatattttagaaggtggaagacctggatacttcatactttgtatatagatgcctaatGTTACGAAGCTTCTGTCTGTCATATgaccattgtccttgacctcattttaatggttcagtgactacttgaaaaaaaagttttttttttatttttgtaatcttcaTTTCTCTCTTATtcgtaatatgataactatatttggtatgtgcataccttgcaaggtcctcaaccccatcagacagttttcacttaacctcaacctaatttcatggatcagtgaacaaggttaagttttggtggtcaagttttctcgtttgaattgtttaacatctgTTGTTTCGGGCCTATTATAgcggactatgcagtatgggctttgctcattgttgtaggctgtatggtaacctatagttgttaatttctgtgtcattcatTTTCTTTTGGAGATTTGTCTCATCAGCAATCACCACATATTCTTCTTTCTATCTTAGATacttgtatggaaggattgtaaggtgtacatgtccaactggcaggtgtcaacTGACCTTAACCTTATTTTCATGGGTTCAGAGgtaatagttaagtttttgttttgtccatttttcttacactgtatgcaataggtctactatatttggtgaatggaatgaTGTTAAGGTGAGcatatccaactggcaggtgccatctgactcattttcatggtttagtgttttttttctagtttcGGGTTTTAGGTAAAAAATTCAAGTTCTCTTCCTTAGTCTAGAATTGCTGTTAACTCAACTACAAccaaatgcaatatttaattttacttccaaCTGATAActtgaagcaatctttaccattcagtacttacaagcactttgatttttatctaatactatatgcaactatatttggtgtatggaaatattttatgatgtaattGTCAGTCTggaaggttttatttgacctttacctcatttcagggttcattgctcagtgttaaatatttgtgttttggtctgtttttctttaattataaGCAATTGGTCAACTTAATCTGTTGTGTGTATTCATTGaaagctgtacatgtttgcctggcatcgTTCATCTGAcaatgacctcattttcatggtccattggtCAATTCAGtattttcttggttaagtctgttatAGAagctataagcaatatgtcaactatgtTTAGTGCATTGAATGATTGTAATATGTACATGAATTCTTGTTtggttcatatgaccttgacctcattttcttggatcatgtcaAGTTTATATGATAGTTGTAGAAAAGCATTAtaattaggactatcaacataatatcaatggtaagTAAAGTAGGAGAGATAATTCAGCGTGTGCTTTCTTGATAAATTTTACAGTAATGGAAAATACAACTGATCTCCATCTATAATATTTTACATGGACTTTTGATAGCTAAATCAAAGACAGATAGTTTTGGCATTTCTGCTTTGAAACTTTTGGATTTTATCCTCAGGtttctttagtttttttgtttcacaaagtTTTTTGATTTCAAGAGTGTATCCTTTATTGTTTAAGGAATGTGTTGTAAACACTGATTTCTGTATCATATGTCAATATCGGAATATGAAACCACTAGGCCAATCATTACGAAAGTTCACCAAGAAAAACTGACAGCTATGAATAGCACAATAATGTTAAAAGTGGCCATGGCTCAATCtaaaatgattttcaaaaataaagtttttactGACTTTATTGGTTTAACTTCAGTAATTTACAATTGCTTTAATTCATTCAATAATGTATTTTACAAGTTCAGTTTTTCGTCTCCACATTCACACTGttacaatacaaagattttacaATTTTCAAGACAATATATTCTTTACAATATCATATGTTGTTTTGCAAGTGGTCATGGTCTATCAGTTCAATATAAATATTATCAATAAATTTTCTAAGAATTGGACTGTTTCAACAATCTATATTGGTTTCATAGGTTGAAACAGATTGATTCAAGTGATTTTTTCAAGAGTTTTACATCAGGTTTTTCCTGAActttaaatatcttttaaatgGCTTTTGATAAAATTAACATATAATTGAACGTTTACAAGAAACTTGAGATCGTCATCtcattatcatttatttcaaGTATACAAAatagaaactaaaaaaataattttcatcaTGAATCCACTTCCATTTTTTCTACCGGTTTCTTTTCTACTTTTTTCTCTTTAACTTTTGTTGGTTTAGTTTCTGCTGGCTTTTCTTTTTTAACAGTCTTCACATTGAATACTTCTTCTATTGATTGTAATGGCTTTATAAGATTTTCTGTTGTTGTCCATATATAACATAAATCTGGTTTCTGTGATACAGTTGGATAAGGTCCACTTGAACACTTGAAATACTCTGATGGAGCATGACATACAAACTCCATATACTCCATACTCCTGGGTAAATCTTCCTCTGGGCCTAAAAttggaaaaataaacaaataaattatatgtaTGTCTTTTGTGGAAACATATTTAACCTTCTAGAAAACCTGAAAAAATTCtctagtaattttttttaaacaaggtgCACATATTCAATGTTTATTCATTCATTCTAGAATTCTAAAGGCTCTGGGTAAAAACCAGGAATTATTATGCAAACTGGATACAAATTGATGCTTTCAATTTacagcaaataaaaaaacaatgagaTTTTAATGGCAGTAAGACTtctgatacatgtaccaataaacatgataattataatactgatcaaaataactataaacataaacatgaGTTTTCTACtgttataacatttttttcaagtaaCATGTTAATTTcatcaataattttcatatttatcaaCCATACATTGTAAttcctttcattttctatgtcaaGACCATCTTGAATatgtattacttttatttataccTTGGACTCTTTCCACTTGCATTCATTATTGAGATAGTTCCCTTATTACTAGCATCAAACTTTAGAATAGCAAAACATACACGTATTTAAAATCTCAGGTTAAGACCAAATACATACCCATTATATATGTGGTGGGATCAAAGTTCCCTTCTTGACTATTCTGTGTTGGTAATAACCATGAAATTACTGCTGACTTTTCATTATACTGGTCCTGCATAAAACCTCTAATCTGTGCGTAATACACAGACAGGTCATGGTCTACTAAGGAGACTACATCCCCAACCTGGTAATACATTCCCTGTAAGATAAATGTGGAGTATGTTAATAATACAGGGACAGGTCATGGTCTACTAAGGAGATTACATCCCCAACCTGGTAATACATTCCCTGTAAAATAAATGTGGAGTATACACAGACAGGTCATGGTCTACTAAGGAGACTACACCCCCAACCTAGTATTACATTCCCTGTAAGATAAATGTGGAGTATGTTGATAATACAGGGACAGGTCATGGTCTACTAAGGAGACTATATCCCCAACCTAGTAATACATTCCCTGTAAGATAAATGTGGAGTATACAGACAGGTCATGATCTACTAAGGAGACTACACCCCAAACCTAGTTATACATTCCCTGTAAGATAAATGTGGAGTATACACAGACAGGTCATGGTCTACCAAGGAGACTACACCCCCAACCTAGTAATACATTCCCTGCAAGATAAATGTGGAGTATACACAGACAGGTCATGGTCTACTATTAAAGGAGACTACATCCCCAATCTAGTAATACATTCCCTGTAAGATAAATGTGGAATACACAGACAGGTCATGGTCTACTAAGGAGACATCCCCAACCTGGTAATACATTCCCTGTAAGATAAATGTGGAGTATGttgataatttgtattaaatGTAGATATGGTACtgtgtatacattgtacatgattTCAATACAGATGCAATAGGATAAAGCTGTCCTCTGACATCATTTATGACTTCTGGCTTTGCCACCATTTCATGACATAAAATGAAATAGAGAAGTTCTATCATCtgaaattgaattttgaaagCAAAGCATTGAATATGGTATCAGGATTTGCTCTCACAAATGGAAATTACTATATgttcaatctttattttcttttttaacaaataaactaTGACTCTGTGTACATAAATTTGAAAAGTACGTAACAAAAATGCAGCCAGATGTATTTTTTATTGTGACATCCTATGAAAAAGGCCTCAGGCTGAAATGCAGAACTTGAGCTTCGTCTTGGACATTGTTGGTGTATCAATATATTCAATTAATTTTCTCTAAAATTCAGAATTGCACATTTAAAGATACCTtttcagtgttccagctaggatttgAAAATAGAGGGGCGCGTTTTTAAAAAGGGCACTTTAGCGCGTtctcactgaaaaaaatcaaatactttaTATTACCACATAAAGACATATTTCTTGATGCATGGTGGGTCTAAGATGAATTTGCAACGCGATGCGCTGCGttgttttgtagaattatttttattacacttgTGAAATGAATTGTGCATGTCAGTTTAAAAACTTCACATAAATCTGCAATACAGTCAGGAACAATACTTAACATTTTCTCTGAAGGCCAgcctggatccaaaagttttttcAAGGGCCCTGTAGAATTTTTTTAGGCCTTACCAGGTTTGTTTTTACTGCAGGCACATACATACTAATAGTCTTGAATGTTCTTATATAAAAgccaaaaatatatatgtttgaaataccttatacatgtagcttgtttcttattatgatggaaataataaaggaattaaataaacatgagtttttcagaattaaaatccatttaaccatgtattttcaGACTGGTAAacttcatatatatttgtaatattattgaaaaaaaacaaaaaaaaacagccccCCTTTCCATACCCCtagatgtaaattattttaataaaaaaagtattatcagtttcaccccaagaaattattataatttttcatgAATGAATCTTAGCAGTTgtaatcaaaatgatttccaaaatgaaattcctactgtctataaataacaatgaaatgtaactgtttcctgttaataaggggtttcccgaattttcccgccaaaaagcacatggctttcaacaattgtaaacaaagcattcaatttgtgatcatggattacagttttaattaatttaatttggatatagatattcaacttaaggtacagtcaagcaatgtttttactttcttctggattaaaactagtttgaaagatcagtttaaaaaataaaaacatcaaaacaaaaacgaTGTGAATTGTGAATATTCAGTGACCCATAAATTTTTTTAACTCTGCTACGGAGGTCAAAGTTACATCATGTTTCATGCATTTTGCGTGTTGACCTATTGGaatgattctttttaaatgacataataaataacaaatacaatagaaatgaacatcgttcacatttattttataaattatattttgcatcGTCAGGtgttaaaataatcaattcattTAACTTCGATGTTTGGTGCTTCAGGGTAAAGGGATTAGACAGGGTCGTAAATTTCACCTGATTAAGTAATTGACTCTAATCAAAAAGGTGATTATAATCAGGTAACAAGTGTCAACAATTTTAATCTGTTGTCTTAATGAAGTGTGTGTATAAAGAACTCAACAAAATGGCGACGATATGaggaaaaaagattgttttttaaactttttttcaaaagggcACAGAGGGGCGCAGGGGCGCTTAAAAAAGGCAGAGGGGCGCAAAATTTCGGGGGCGGGGCGCGGCGCCCCTCCATTTCATGCTAGCTGGAACACTGCCTTTTAATTACCAagtattgtttcaataatccaaactttgaaaaatgcattttattgcagtgtttaagtgaattgttaattttaattgctatacattcatattgctaaataaacaccgtACAGGGTCATGCCATAaacacttataaaattgaaaggactgattattgttacataaacaaatctgtgttctaatctgaataattacttattaattagtgacagaacatgtacattatttaaatgtgatgtttctttaatacatgtaattgttaattcttaataggagctatattcattttaaatatcttattaaatgtattgcatttgtgtttatcactgaatcctctttaaaattcagacaaatattttatattacccagtattgcccagtattacccactaaaacccagtaaagCCCGgattttcccagtatttcccactgggctgggcaatactcataaaacccaggtttttgccaaccctgaaaATTCAAAAGActtgttattcatgttattagtcTGCGCAAGAGGATGACATTCAAAAAATTGTCTCCTTAGTGTTAATTATTCAGAATCTGGCATTTCACCTAAGTATAATGACATAATATGACTGatgtatataaacatttataaGATGTTTGTATTTGCTTGAACAATTAACAGACATTCATTGGTATCAATAATCATGAAAGAGTAACCAAGCCAAATTAAACAACACTTAGCCATAGAACTTGTAAGAGCTGTATATTGTTAGAAAATTAAGGGAATctctattttaaaaaaacaacatatgaaACATACAAATTTATACCTCcacaagtcaaaaacaaaattatacttttttatgTCTGAGCactgatatgatctttcaaaagCAGAGGTCAAAATGGACACTATTGTATCATAGATCTATAACCCTTTATTTGGTTGAGGCATTGCGAACATGTTAACTTGTGAGTTATAGGGTACTAATGATACCCAGTTTAGGGCTGCTATAAGTATTCTATAAACTGGAATTTGATGATTGCAAAATCCCATTACGTAGTATAGAAAACTCCCATGTACATGTAGGTTGATTTCACATCTAAAGAAGCTCTTACTTGTAGTTCCTGAGGAAAATGAGACCAACATAAATAAATGGCTATTACGGTATATGTTAATATTTTGCAAAAAGTAAGTGGATGAGATCTGAAAATGCATCCATAATATAGCATGATCATATGAAACTTGATACCAAAATTTGAACCTGACAAAAGTGCTACCAAAAGTGACGGACTTAAGAAATAGATAGTAGGATGAACAGATTAACCagtatacatatacattgtatgccTACTCCTTTTAAAAAGAGGGGGTATGATAAGAAAGACCTGCACATAATACATAGTTTTAAAAATACTCtacataaatataaaatgaacCATTCAAAGGGCCctgtgaaattaaataaaagattGTGCAATACAAAAATCCTTATTAAAATCTatctttaatttcatattatttctaTTGAGAAATTAATACTTTTGAAGAAGATTTTCATTTATATGCCATGTCATGCATGTGTACTACATGTAGGTAGATTTAGATAAGTTTACTTTGCAATGAAAAAAAGTTGTAGATAAATTGGATAAATAGACAGAAAGAATTCCTTAAGATGTTTTAGCAGGCTTTCAGTAAATGCAGTATACCGCCATCAAGTACAAACAAATAAAGGGCACCTTAAGACAGAGAAATGTGTACCCATTTAATATGCAGTGGTGTCATATGAAACCAGTTAATTCAATTAACTTTAATTACATATAATATAAAACagatatattatatttacattgtgtcctctatatatatgtatttgtacATGTAGACATTGTATGAAGTATGAACTTACATCATGAAAAACACTTTCCCCAGTTACTACTGTGGCTACTGCAGTTGGCGCTTTGAGAGGTTGCTGAAAAGTTAAAATCATCATTCAATCAgcattgatttataaaaaaaaaagaaggtattTTAAAAACTCACTTTATAAGAAATTCAGTACAATCAGTACATGTATGTGATCATGAATCGATATTtcagagataactgtattgtatttgaagtttAAGTACGTCCattggtagttttactgtcgcaaatttagtttatctggcgacgcgtagcggagacaggtaaacaggtatttgcgacagtaaaactaccgatggacgtccgcaaaagcttcaaatacaatacagttatcactattcaaatgcaaaacaagtttataactaaatttaaataattatttcagtgtaaaatctacattaaagaaaattccgcgaaatgatgttatcttctttggtcccttcACCAGGTGACGTCATATGTATACTTCGGAAGTTctggcgtcaaacataaacacctggtattttctggcttctgtgccgcttcagaatataataaaatttgataaaaagaggATTTTTAGGTGtaacatgtgagttttttggcttattattgtagaaattacatgtcaatacattcagcaattcaaaatgtcagCTTCCTTAGtaacagacaaggagatagagaattttacgctaactgtcatccaattaAGCAGAACCACTTCCTTAGtaacagacaaggagatagagaattttacgctaactgtcatccaattgAGCAGAACCATAGTTTATATGTATCTAAAATCTACTTTTAAGAAGTCTGGAGATGACAGATATGACAGAAGAAATTAAGTTATTTTCAAAGTTGAGTTTAATTAACCAGTTGCAGATAatagacagaaccaatttaactatatttataatttaactatatTTGCACTTACACTTTTCTTAAAAACAACACGTCGACTCCTCCCCTTTGTAGCTAGAGCTCTCGTTGCTGATATGAACTTGTGTTTCGATGGCTTTATCCTAGAACTCTTTCTGAGTGTTGGACCATTACCATTTCCATTTGATTTGATGCCTGTTAAAGTTCCATTCTGAATTTCATTCGTCTGAATGCCACTCTCGTTCTGTTTAATATAACAAGCA from Mytilus galloprovincialis chromosome 2, xbMytGall1.hap1.1, whole genome shotgun sequence encodes:
- the LOC143064307 gene encoding GATA zinc finger domain-containing protein 1-like; translation: MPLGAKPVCISCDCNVSTLWRRATSGDPLCNACYIKQNESGIQTNEIQNGTLTGIKSNGNGNGPTLRKSSRIKPSKHKFISATRALATKGRSRRVVFKKSQPLKAPTAVATVVTGESVFHDGMYYQVGDVVSLVDHDLSVYYAQIRGFMQDQYNEKSAVISWLLPTQNSQEGNFDPTTYIMGPEEDLPRSMEYMEFVCHAPSEYFKCSSGPYPTVSQKPDLCYIWTTTENLIKPLQSIEEVFNVKTVKKEKPAETKPTKVKEKKVEKKPVEKMEVDS